TGTTTTATCTCCATAAAATACAAATTCATGATCTTTTGAAATTTTCTTTATATAGGCGTCGATTTTTCCATCTTTTAAAATCTTCCCGTCTACAGCAATCTGAATGGAATCTTTTTGGGCATTGTATCCTCGTATAACTACTTTTCCCGGTTGTTGTTTTTCGTAATAAGGTACCATATCTTCATTTACACAGGCCTGAAAGAGAATAAGTACAATTGAAAATAAAAGTATTTTTGAAATCTTAGTTTTCATGTTTATGGTTTTGTCTTGCTAATTATTTTGAAGTTTTGCTGGAAATAATTATTTATTTTTTTAGAAATTTTATTTTTTTTAAAACAGTACCATCCGATACGACCAGAAAATAGATTCCCTGCGGAAGTGCATTTACTGAAATATTTTTTTCTAAAACGGCATTGGTTTTCACTAATAATCCTGCCGAATTATAAATTTTCATTGAAAAATCTTCGTTTATAAGCTGTTCGTTTATTTGCAATTCTAAATTTTCGGCAACTGGATTTTGTTTCAACTGAATTGAATTGCTTTTTTCGAAATCATCAACGCCTAAAAGTGCTTCGGCAGTGATCCATATTTTGTCAACTTCATATCCTACGAAGCCGGTATTTTCGTTTACCAATGAAATGTATACCGTTTGATTGCCTACAAGTGAGGCAATATCTACTGTATAATCTTTAAATTCTGCATCGAGCATAGTTTGTCTTACTAAATTTAAAGTTCCTAAAAGTGTTGCCGATTCAGGGTCTGGTGAAGTAGATCCGTAAACTAAAAGGTTTCGGGTTCCGTCATAAATTGAGGTTTGAGCCGTAATATTCAATTCGATTTTTCCATCATAATAAGATAAATCGATTGGTGCTGTTACTGCCCAGTTTTGTTCTATATTTTCAAGTGGTGCGCCTGTAGTGAAGTCGATATTGTAAGTTCCTAAAATGTTTACATTTCCGCCAACAATTGCTCCGTTTTCATCAAGCTGAATATTTTTTCCGGCTTTCCAGTTACTATTGTTTCCGTCTTTGTCTAATAAAACCCAGTCTGAAACGTCGCCATCTTCAAAATCATCTTCCCAAATAGTAAACTGTGCTGATGATGCAGTAGTAATAATTAATAATAAAAATAATAGTATTGTTTTTTTCATGTTTAATTTATAAAAGCAT
The sequence above is a segment of the Flavobacterium sp. genome. Coding sequences within it:
- a CDS encoding T9SS type A sorting domain-containing protein; amino-acid sequence: MKKTILLFLLLIITTASSAQFTIWEDDFEDGDVSDWVLLDKDGNNSNWKAGKNIQLDENGAIVGGNVNILGTYNIDFTTGAPLENIEQNWAVTAPIDLSYYDGKIELNITAQTSIYDGTRNLLVYGSTSPDPESATLLGTLNLVRQTMLDAEFKDYTVDIASLVGNQTVYISLVNENTGFVGYEVDKIWITAEALLGVDDFEKSNSIQLKQNPVAENLELQINEQLINEDFSMKIYNSAGLLVKTNAVLEKNISVNALPQGIYFLVVSDGTVLKKIKFLKK